In Populus nigra chromosome 10, ddPopNigr1.1, whole genome shotgun sequence, the following proteins share a genomic window:
- the LOC133705249 gene encoding protein SLOW GREEN 1, chloroplastic-like, which produces MQNQSTPLQAFLESNVEAIESLKSLLQQKLENGQDEEALKIIKLLVSAQPEVTEWKFLMARLLNETGRAQDARNVFEEILVANPLSFEALFENALLMDRCEEGEAVIRRLQGALDIAEEENKVKEARDVRLIMTQIQFLQKNVEEAVKSYQELSKEDPKDFRPYFCRGMIYSLLDRNEEAKEQFAKYRELSPKKFEVEGYLRTSLSRMKLFGSNEKN; this is translated from the exons ATGC AAAACCAATCAACGCCATTACAAGCATTCCTTGAATCTAATGTTGAAGCGATCGAGTCTCTAAAATCACTTTTAcaacaaaaacttgaaaatggcCAAGATGAAGAGGCTTTAAAGATTATAAAGCTTTTAGTGTCTGCGCAACCGGAGGTAACTGAATGGAAGTTTTTAATGGCAAGATTGCTGAACGAAACGGGTCGTGCACAAGATGCTCGCAATGTGTTTGAAGAAATTCTTGTTGCAAATCCTTTGTCTTTTGAGGCTTTGTTCGAGAATGCACTACTAATGGACCGCTGTGAAGAAGGAGAGGCGGTTATTAGAAGGTTACAAGGGGCTTTAGATATTGCAGAAGAGGAGAATAAAGTGAAAGAAGCGAGGGACGTGAGGCTGATTATGACACAGATACAGTTCCTGCAAAAGAATGTGGAGGAGGCGGTGAAGAGTTATCAAGAGTTGTCAAAAGAGGATCCTAAAGATTTCAGGCCTTATTTTTGTAGAGGGATGATATATAGTTTACTTGATAGAAATGAGGAGGCAAAAGAGCAGTTTGCCAAGTATCGTGAGCTTTCGCCAAAGAAGTTTGAGGTGGAGGGGTATTTGAGGACCTCATTATCAAGGATGAAGCTTTTTGGGTCAAATGAGAAGAACTGA
- the LOC133705909 gene encoding uncharacterized protein LOC133705909, with translation MDNACLFLHASVLHCIVKINEKLMMERSESSSKMMKKKEIPNDRGFVDTIFSWSLEDVFNENLFKVENIPESFYSVEHYLGSYLIPLLEETRAQLSSSMDIISRAPFAEMVAFFEAKPHGTLLYDVNIDYWRNRSRGSGNEHYKTLPGDIVILTSAKAENVSDLQRVGWTWTFAVVTSITGDETEDAATYTSFTVKAQKEIEISDGLQKSLTVISLTNITTSKRIWNALHMFGNLNIIKEILCTDSVVEENCNQYSMWERAIYDENVVNLSSKLNESQSKAVLACLHKKQRNHKSAVELIWGPPGTGKTKTVSVLLFSLLKMKSRTLTCGPTNVSITEVASRVLKLVTESHEADSGTDSLFHSVGDILLFGNKDRLKVDSETQEVYLDYRVKRLIECFAPLTGWRNCFNSTIDFFEDCVSQYAIFVENELIKMQEHDDENEEKRESCSYQAVALKGELKTFLEFMRDRFRSTALPLKRCLILLCAHIPETCILKHNIQNIVSLLGSLNSFESWLFHEGVISDELLEVFPLPGLDEDSFQGFIDILLQLRLKTFLEFMRDRFRSTALPLKRCLTLLCTHIPETCILKHNIQNIVSLFGSLNSFESWLFHEGVISDELLEVFSHPGLDEDSFQGFNDILFQLRLKRSECLTMLKRVRDSLRHLDLPSAMNKRSIEEFCFQKATLFLCTASSSYKLHLLPIEPLDFLVVDEAAQLKECESTIPLQLPGIRHAILIGDECQLPAMVVSNVCDKAGFGRSLFERLSSLGHSKHLLDMQYRMHPSISCFPNSKFYFNLILDAPNVKARSYVKHYLPGPMFGPYTFINVLGGREELDDVGHSRKNMVEVAIVLKLLRSLYKAWSGQNIRVGVISPYTAQVGAIQEKLGKNYENIDGFSVKVSSIDGFQGGEEDIVIISTVRSNTGGAIGFMSDPRRINVALTRARHCLWILGNERTLSNSESIWEKLVHDAKERNCFFHADEDKDLAKAILEVKKEFDQLDDLIKGDSALFRSARWKVLFSEYFKKSFGKLASVRKKTPVLNLLLKLSSGWRPKKRSVDFICGSSSQILKQFKVEGLYVICSIDIAKEICYKQVLKVWDLLPLEDIPMLAKRLEGIFETYTDDFISHCNEKCLEGDLEVPKTWRTSFDIPRYKSCSNNEIRSNSNSGGPDGPYYVENSKVSESLLLMKFYSLSSGVVSHLLSDRDGRELELPFEVTDEELEIIIFQRSTFILGRSGTGKTTVLTMKLFKKEELYYTATQGYLNTSKDSSRRNNVADDIKSVGDGVGDAKETVLRQLFVTVSPKLCYVIKHHVIQLKSFASGGKYSAEGSSVDMEDIDDAAQFKDIPNSFLDIPPKSYPLVITFFKFLMMLDGTVGNSYFEKFSDMRQLLHEKVGNSGSISAQTLIRTKEVNFEKFCAVYWPRFNEKLKKKLDSSRVFIEIMSHIKGGLRAGESCDGRLSRGDYVILSEGRISTLNRQKRDFIYDIFEDYEKMKAENADFDMADFVNDLHIRVKTSKYEGDAMDFVYIDEVQDLTMRQIALFKHICRNVDEGFVFSGDTAQTIARGIDFRFEDIRSLFYKEFVLASRSAGNDRSEKGQISKIFHLNQNFRTHAGVLKLAQSVIDLLYRFFPSFIDVLSHETSLIYGEAPILLESGNDENAIVTIFGNSGNVRSNFVGFGAEQVILVRDDAARKEIDNYVGKHALVLTVVECKGLEFQDVLLYNFFGSSPLKNKWRVVYEFMKEQDLLDGNSPSFPSFSPAKHNVLCSELKQLYVAITRTRQRLWICENVEEFSRPMFDYWTKKGLVQVRKLDDSLAQAMQVSSSPEEWKSQGYKLLREGNYEMATMCFERAGDEHGEKLSKAAGLRAAADRMHSSNPEMASVARRQAAEIFESIGKAEYAAECFYMLKEYDRAGRIYLQCGESAMERAGECFFLAENYCSAAEVYAKGCNFSKCLSACTKGKLFDTGLHYIQYWKQHGTADQRSREMVTIEQEFLESCACHYYELNDNRAMMRYVRAFDSMSSARTFLTNLGCLDELLSLEVESGNFLVAAGIAKLKGELVLEADLLGKGGHFKEASLLILWFVFANSLWSTGSKGWPLKQFLQKEELLSKAKLLAKDVSDQFYEFVHTEAEILLNSQHNLFKIHQSLDSSRRHSSIRGEILSARKILDMHLHLNTSKYWWENDLVSDLARLSERNFLNNQVSVETLVYFWNFWKDKIVNIFKFLGRLEMQDVTEYGDFGEFCLNYLGVKRQFNNLNAIYFLMISDAQWVREIPRKFIQRKGNLVSVDVHQFVTAAHGYWCSELLSVGMNVLTNLEALYNLSVRNSLSLFCQSRSLTHIYEVADFLLNCQFLSIQHGDIKALRKFTRLATGCFYDCIYPRDWRESLKENMISLRRTEICRNLLKEVIFEDVSSKNDLSYAQLGRITSMILGSGEMLCEPYEKMADGLQWNSSWKAFIEDLCRNEREVSYMWKLHEALEDTYYANWRKGDYILPGCFLYMLERQLILLSYFQGYCLTTKSSFVEWLIYQEGHGSPPFESLMGVAPQSTESILEFIVDTVHLFLDNEKEMMEWIRVSEKNVKVLNDYHAVVVLRLVVIICLIYVNFGLCKGLLSDLLGRTYITKKLPGQFYDAIRKRQKHNSLNVNPTVVAEAFSKIGNPLVVVSFGKNCSRFLCPDAIFVDMKVNESKDNVLRVLFAKTDATSQDHTGAVEANTRSSFKGIVSQGIEDLGKIPELPSNVGDTANRNSSCGKKDEGNPPLRHERLWEIFEALKSPNHGVDERSNIACDPTFKVDIDRITCLLKAAIDGNFQNPPGVDNKNLLEEASTMLHEMGQLNAALEMRESEHESDISTIGELLEKLQSRRPRMEFFLSQIFLQHDENLKREMSERNIASDGQRDEEHSNSKAEGSCVSAKGEINISRSNVETGGRNPDTENKGKGSSKSKKNKKGKGGRKRK, from the exons ATGGATAATGCTTGTCTCTTTCTTCATGCCTCCGTACTGCATTGTATAGTCAAG ATAAACGAGAAATTGATGATGGAAAGATCAGAGAGTTCAagcaagatgatgaagaagaaagaaattccTAATGATCGTGGCTTCGTTGACACCATTTTTTCATGGTCTCTTGAGGATGTTTTCAATGAAAATCTTTTCAAG GTGGAAAATATTCCAGAGTCATTTTACTCGGTTGAGCATTATCTTGGATCATATTTAATTCCTTTGTTGGAAGAAACCCGTGCACAATTGAGCTCAAGCATGGATATTATTTCCAGAGCACCGTTTGCTGAAATGGTTGCTTTCTTTGAGGCCAAGCCCCACGGCACATTATTGTATGATGTTAATATTGATTATTGGAGAAACAGATCCCGTGGCAGTGGCAATGAGCATTACAAAACATTGCCCGGTGACATCGTTATTTTAACAAGCGCTAAAGCCGAAAATGTCTCTGATTTGCAAAGGGTTGGATGGACATGGACATTTGCTGTGGTCACCAGTATAACAGGAGATGAGACCGAGGATGCTGCTACATATACTTCTTTCACAGTCAAGGcgcaaaaagaaattgaaattagtGATGGACTGCAGAAATCACTTACTGTGATTTCATTGACTAATATAACAACTAGCAAAAGAATATGGAATGCACTCCACATGTTCGGAAACTTGAATATCATCAAAGAGATTCTGTGCACTGATTCTGTg GTTGAGGAAAATTGCAACCAATATTCTATGTGGGAACGTGCAATCTATGATGAGAATGTTGTGAATCTGTCATCTAAATTGAATGAATCCCAAAGCAAGGCGGTTTTGGCATGTCTGCATAAAAAGCAACGCAACCATAAGTCGGCAGTTGAACTTATTTGGGGCCCGCCAGGGACCGGGAAAACCAAAACAGTCAGTGTGTTGCTCTTTAGCCTCCTAAAAATGAAAAGCAGAACTCTAACATGTGGCCCAACCAATGTTTCAATTACAGAAGTGGCCTCTAGGGTGCTCAAGCTGGTCACAGAATCTCATGAAGCAGATTCAGGAACTGATTCTTTGTTTCATTCTGTGGGAGATATTCTTTTGTTTGGCAATAAGGACAGACTCAAAGTTGATTCTGAAACTCAGGAAGTCTATTTGGATTATCGTGTCAAAAGGCTTATAGAGTGCTTTGCACCTCTGACTGGTTGGAGGAATTGTTTCAATTcgacaattgatttttttgaagattGTGTTTCTCAGTATGCCATTTTCGTGGAGAATGAATTAATCAAAATGCAGGAGcatgatgatgaaaatgaagagaaaagggAATCCTGTAGCTATCAAGCTGTTGCCCTCAAAGGAGAGCTTAAAACGTTTCTCGAATTTATGAGAGATAGATTCCGCTCTACTGCATTACCTCTAAAAAGATGCCTCATTTTATTATGCGCTCACATACCAGAAACTTGCATTCTCAAACATAACATTCAGAACATCGTATCCTTGTTAGGTTCACTCAACTCTTTTGAATCTTGGCTATTCCACGAGGGTGTGATTTCTGATGAATTGCTTGAAGTTTTTCCACTCCCAGGGTTAGATGAGGATTCTTTCCAAGGTTTTATTGATATATTGTTGCAGTTGAGACTTAAAACGTTTCTCGAATTTATGAGAGATAGATTCCGCTCTACTGCATTACCTCTAAAAAGATGCCTCACTTTGTTATGCACTCACATACCAGAAACTTGCATTCTCAAACATAACATTCAGAACATCGTATCCTTGTTTGGTTCACTTAACTCTTTTGAATCTTGGCTATTCCACGAGGGTGTGATTTCTGATGAATTGCTTGAAGTTTTTTCACACCCAGGGTTAGATGAGGATTCTTTCCAAGGTTTTAATGATATATTGTTCCAGTTGAGACTTAAGAGAAGTGAATGCCTTACTATGTTGAAAAGAGTACGGGATTCTCTCCGCCATCTGGATCTTCCAAGTGCTATGAACAAGCGGTCAATAGAGGAATTCTGTTTCCAGAAAGCAACCTTATTTTTGTGCACAGCTTCTAGTTCGTATAAGTTGCATTTGTTGCCGATTGAACCACTGGACTTTTTGGTAGTTGACGAAGCAGCTCAGCTAAAAGAATGTGAATCAACAATACCCCTACAACTTCCTGGTATCAGGCATGCTATTCTAATCGGTGACGAGTGTCAATTACCCGCTATGGTCGTAAGCAAT GTTTGTGATAAAGCTGGCTTTGGAAGGAGTTTATTTGAAAGGCTCAGCTCATTGGGTCACTCAAAACATCTTTTAGATATGCAGTACAGAATGCATCCATCCATCAGTTGCTTCCCTAATTCAAAATTCTACTTCAATCTGATCTTAGATGCACCAAATGTCAAGGCTAGAAGTTATGTAAAGCATTATCTTCCAGGGCCAATGTTTGGTCCCTATACATTCATAAATGTATTGGGTGGAAGAGAAGAGCTAGATGATGTCGGGCATAGCAGGAAAAATATGGTTGAGGTAGCCATTGTGCTGAAATTACTGCGAAGTCTGTACAAAG CATGGAGTGGACAAAACATTAGAGTTGGTGTGATATCTCCATATACTGCTCAAGTTGGTGCGATTCAAGAGAAGCTTGGTAAGAATTATGAAAACATTGATGGTTTTTCAGTAAAGGTGAGTTCAATCGATGGATTTCAAGGTGGTGAAGAGGACATCGTAATAATATCAACCGTGAGATCCAATACAGGTGGAGCAATTGGGTTCATGTCTGATCCTCGGAGAATTAATGTTGCTCTTACAAGGGCTAG GCATTGTCTTTGGATTTTGGGGAATGAAAGAACCCTATCAAATAGTGAATCTATTTGGGAAAAGTTAGTCCATGATGCCAAGGAACGCAATTGTTTCTTTCATGCTGATGAAGACAAGGATTTGGCCAAAGCCATTTTAGAAGTCAAGAAAGAGTTTGATCAGCTTGATGATTTGATTAAAGGAGACAGTGCACTATTCAGAAGTGCTAGATGGAAG GTTCTTTTCAGTGAATacttcaaaaaatcatttggCAAACTAGCATCAGTCAGAAAGAAGACACCTGTTCTGAACCTTCTACTGAAACTTTCCAGTGGCTGGCGTCCTAAGAAAAGGAGTGTGGACTTCATTTGCGGAAGCTCTTCTCAAATCTTGAAACAGTTCAAGGTTGAAGGACTCTATGTAATCTGTTCAATTGACATAGCGAAGGAAATATGCTACAAACAAGTTTTGAAGGTTTGGGATTTATTACCATTAGAAGATATTCCTATGCTGGCTAAACGTCTAGAGGGCATCTTTGAGACATATACTGATGATTTTATCAGTCATTGCAATGAAAAATGTCTAGAGGG AGATCTGGAAGTTCCAAAAACTTGGAGAACCTCTTTTGATATTCCCAGATATAAGAGTTGCAGCAACAATGAAATAAGAAGCAATTCAAATTCTGGTGGTCCTGATGGTCCCTACTATGTAGAGAACTCAAAAGTGAGTGAAAGTTTGTTGCTGATGAAGTTCTACTCATTATCTTCTGGGGTCGTGAGCCACTTGCTTTCTGACCGTGATGGAAGAGAATTGGAGCTCCCATTTGAAGTGACTGATGAAGAACTCGAGATAATCATATTCCAAAGAAGTACATTTATACTAGGACGATCAGGGACTGGTAAAACGACTGTTTTGACAATGAAGCTGTTTAAGAAAGAGGAACTATATTATACGGCAACACAGGGATACTTAAATACTTCAAAGGACAGCAGCAGGAGAAACAATGTTGCTGATGACATTAAATCTGTTGGGGATGGTGTTGGAGATGCCAAAGAAACTGTATTGCGTCAACTTTTTGTGACAGTCAGTCCAAAACTCTGTTATGTCATCAAGCATCATGTGATACAATTGAAAAG CTTTGCCTCTGGTGGAAAATACTCAGCAGAAGGGAGTTCAGTTGATATGGAAGATATTGATGATGCAGCACAATTCAAAGATATTCCAAACTCTTTCTTAGATATTCCTCCAAAGTCATACCCACTTGTTATcactttctttaaatttttaatgatgctTGATGGAACAGTGGGTAATTCGTACTTTGAAAAATTTTCTGACATGAGGCAGCTTTTGCATGAAAAAGTGGGGAATTCAGGATCAATCTCAGCACAAACTCTTATAAGAACAAAGGAGGTTAACTTCGAGAAGTTTTGTGCAGTTTATTGGCCACGTTtcaatgagaaattaaaaaaaaagcttgattcATCCAGAGTATTTATTGAGATAATGTCCCATATAAAAGGTGGCCTGCGAGCTGGAGAGTCTTGTGATGGCAGACTGAGCCGAGGGGATTATGTTATTCTATCAGAAGGTCGTATATCCACTTTAAATAGACAGAAAAGAgattttatatatgatatttttgaagACTATGAAAAGATGAAGGCAGAAAATGCTGACTTTGATATGGCTGATTTTGTAAATGATCTTCATATTCGTGTTAAAACTTCCAAGTATGAGGGTGATGCGATGGATTTTGTCTATATTGATGAAGTCCAAGATCTTACAATGAGGCAGATTGCTCTTTTTAAACATATCTGTAGGAATGTAGATGagggatttgttttttctgGTGATACAGCGCAGACAATTGCTAGGGGGATTGACTTTAGGTTTGAAGATATAAGATCTTTGTTCTATAAGGAGTTTGTTTTAGCATCAAGGAGTGCGGGAAATGACAGAAGCGAGAAAggtcaaatatctaaaatatttcatttgaaCCAGAACTTCCGTACCCATGCTGGTGTGCTCAAGTTAGCTCAGAGTGTTATTGATCTTCTTTACcgttttttcccttcatttatTGATGTCTTAAGCCATGAAACAAGTCTTATTTATGGGGAAGCCCCTATTTTACTTGAATCTGGAAATGATGAAAATGCAATTGTAACTATTTTCGGGAATAGTGGGAATGTGAGAAGCAATTTTGTTGGGTTTGGAGCAGAGCAGGTGATATTGGTACGGGATGATGCTGCTAGGAAAGAGATTGATAACTATGTTGGGAAGCATGCTCTTGTTTTGACTGTTGTAGAGTGCAAGGGCCTGGAATTTCAG gaTGTCCTCTTGTACAACTTTTTTGGCTCATCacctttgaaaaataaatggagAGTTGTCTATGAGTTTATGAAGGAACAAGATTTACTTGATGGCAATTCCCCATCCTTTCCAAGTTTCAGCCCAGCAAAACATAATGTCTTGTGCTCTGAGTTGAAGCAATTATACGTTGCTATCACTCGTACACGGCAAAGGTTGTGGATTTGTGAGAATGTGGAGGAGTTCTCCAGACCAATGTTTGACTACTGGACGAAGAAGGGCCTTGTCCAAGTGAGGAAACTGGATGATTCGCTTGCCCAAGCAATGCAAGTTTCTAGCAGTCCTGAAGAGTGGAAGTCTCAGGGTTACAAG CTTTTACGTGAGGGTAACTATGAGATGGCAACTATGTGCTTTGAAAGAGCAGGGGATGAACATGGGGAGAAATTGTCCAAGGCTGCTGGGCTTAGAGCAGCTGCTGACAGAATGCATAGTTCAAATCCTGAAATGGCTTCTGTTGCCCGTAGGCAGGCTGCAGAAATTTTTGAATCAATAGGCAAGGCTGAGTATGCTGCCGAATGCTTTTACATGTTGAAGGAGTATGATAGGGCAG GTAGGATTTActtgcaatgtggggaatctGCAATGGAAAGAGCTGgagaatgtttttttcttgctgAAAATTATTGTTCTGCAGCTGAAGTATATGCAAAAGGCTGCAATTTCTCAAAGTGCTTGTCTGCATGTACCAAAGGAAAACTCTTCGACACGGGCTTGCATTATATACAGTACTGGAAACAACATGGGACTGCAGACCAAAGAAGCAGAGAAATGGTTACAATTGAACAAGAGTTTCTGGAAAGCTGTGCTTGTCATTATTACGAGCTCAATGACAACAGAGCCATGATGAGATATGTTAGAGCTTTTGATTCCATGTCTTCAGCTCGTACTTTCTTGACTAATTTGGGGTGCCTTGATGAGCTTTTGTCTTTGGAAGTGGAATCAGGGAACTTCCTGGTGGCGGCGGGCATTGCAAAGCTTAAAGGTGAGCTTGTCCTTGAGGCAGATCTACTGGGCAAGGGTGGACATTTTAAGGAGGCATCATTGCTTATTCTATGGTTTGTGTTTGCAAACTCTCTCTGGTCAACTGGGAGCAAAGGCTGGCCTTTAAAGCAGTTTCTTCAGAAAGAGGAACTTTTATCAAAAGCTAAGTTACTTGCAAAGGATGTGTCAGACCAGTTTTATGAGTTTGTTCACACAGAGGctgaaattttattgaatagCCAGCACAACCTATTCAAGATTCATCAAAGTCTAGATTCTTCTCGGAGACATAGTAGTATCAGAGGTGAAATATTATCAGCTCGAAAGATACTGGACATGCATCTTCATTTAAATACCTCAAAGTATTGGTGGGAAAATGACTTAGTGTCTGATTTAGCAAGGTTGTCAGAAAGAAACTTTTTGAACAACCAAGTCTCTGTTGAGACACTTGTTTACTTTTGGAATTTTTGGAAGGATAAGATTGTGAACATATTCAAGTTTCTTGGACGTCTTGAAATGCAAGATGTAACTGAATATGGAGAttttggtgaattctgcttgaATTACTTGGGCGTGAAGAGACAGTTTAATAATCTGAACGCTATCTATTTTCTGATGATCTCGGATGCTCAGTGGGTGAGGGAAATACCCAGAAAATTTATTCAAAGGAAGGGGAACTTGGTTTCTGTAGATGTTCATCAGTTTGTCACTGCTGCTCACGGTTATTGGTGTTCGGAATTACTTTCTGTCGGCATGAATGTATTAACCAATCTTGAAGCCCTTTACAATTTATCAGTTAGGAATTCCTTGTCCCTCTTTTGCCAAAGCAGGTCTCTTACTCATATATATGAGGTGGcagattttcttttgaattgcCAGTTTCTAAGTATTCAACATGGTGATATCAAGGCACTGCGGAAATTCACTCGACTGGCAACTGGATGCTTCTACGATTGCATCTATCCTAGGGACTGGAGAGAATCACTGAAAGAGAATATGATTTCGTTGAGGAGAACTGAGATTTGTAGGAATTTACTCAAGGAAGTTATCTTTGAAGATGTGAGCTCAAAGAACGATCTGTCTTATGCGCAACTTGGAAGGATCACATCGATGATTCTTGGTTCTGGTGAGATGTTATGTGAACCATATGAGAAGATGGCAGATGGTTTACAATGGAATTCTTCATGGAAGGCTTTCATTGAGGATCTCTGTAGGAATGAGAGGGAGGTGTCCTATATGTGGAAGTTGCATGAAGCTCTGGAAGATACTTATTATGCCAACTGGAGGAAAGGAGATTATATCTTGCCTGGTTGTTTCTTATACATGCTCGAACGCCAACTAATTTTGTTATCCTACTTCCAAGGCTATTGTCTTACAACAAAGTCTTCTTTTGTGGAATGGCTTATATACCAAGAAGGCCATGGGAGTCCACCTTTTGAAAGTTTGATGGGAGTTGCACCCCAATCTACAGAAAGCATCCTGGAGTTTATTGTTGACACTGTTCATCTGTTTCTTGATAATGAGAAGGAAATGATGGAGTGGATAAGAGTATCAGAAAAGAACGTGAAGGTCCTGAATGACTACCATGCTGTAGTAGTGTTGAGATTGGTTGTCATAATATGTTTAATTTATGTGAACTTTGGATTGTGTAAAGGCTTGCTTTCTGACTTGCTGGGTAGGACCTATATCACCAAAAAACTGCCAGGTCAATTTTATGATGCCATCCGGAAGAGGCAGAAGCATAATTCTCTGAATGTAAATCCAACTGTGGTAGCTGAAGCATTTAGCAAGATTGGCAATCCTCTGGTAGTTGTGAGTTTTGGTAAAAATTGCTCAAGATTTTTGTGTCCAGATGCTATTTTTGTGGACATGAAGGTCAATGAAAGCAAAGACAACGTATTAAGAGTCTTGTTTGCAAAGACTGATGCTACATCTCAGGATCACACGGGAGCTGTTGAAGCAAACACTAGGAGCTCATTCAAAGGAATAGTGTCTCAGGGCATTGAAGATCTGGGGAAGATACCTGAGCTTCCATCTAATGTTGGAGATACGGCTAACCGGAACTCGAGTTGTGGGAAGAAGGATGAGGGTAACCCTCCATTGCGCCATGAACGGCTTTGGGAAATATTTGAAGCACTAAAATCTCCAAACCATGGAGTAGATGAAAGAAGCAATATTGCATGCGATCCAACATTTAAG gtggATATAGACAGAATTACTTGCCTTTTAAAAGCAGCAATTGATGGGAATTTTCAGAACCCTCCCGGTGTTGATAATAAAAACCTGCTTGAGGAAGCTTCCACCATGCTTCACGAAATGGGGCAACTTAATGCTGCATTAGAAATGAG ggaATCAGAACATGAGAGCGACATTTCTACAATTGGAGAACTTCTCGAGAAGCTGCAGTCAAGAAGGCCAAGAATGGAATTTTTCCTAAGCCAGATATTCTTGCAACACGATGAAAATCTTAAAAGAGAGATGTCAGAGAGAAACATTGCATCAGATGGCCAACGTGATGAGGAACATAGTAACAGCAAGGCTGAGGGGAGTTGCGTTTCTGCTAAAGGTGAGATAAACATTTCACGGAGTAATGTTGAAACCGGAGGTAGAAACCCTGATACGGAGAACAAGGGGAAGGGAAGCAGCAAgtccaagaaaaacaagaagggAAAAGGAGGGCGGAAACGCAAGTAG
- the LOC133704373 gene encoding protein SLOW GREEN 1, chloroplastic-like: protein MARLLNETGRAQDARNVFEEILVANPLSFEALFENALLMDRCGEGEAVIRRLQAALDIAEEENNVKEARDVRLIMAQIQFLQKNVEEALKSYQQLSKEDPKDFRPYFCRGMIYSLLDRNEEAKEQFAKYRELSPKKFEVEGYLRTSLSRMKLFGSNEKN from the coding sequence ATGGCAAGATTGCTGAACGAAACGGGTCGTGCACAAGATGCTCGCAATGTGTTTGAAGAAATTCTTGTCGCAAATCCTTTGTCTTTTGAGGCTTTGTTCGAGAATGCACTACTAATGGACCGCTGTGGAGAAGGAGAGGCGGTTATTAGAAGGTTACAAGCGGCTTTAGATATTGCAGAAGAGGAGAATAACGTGAAAGAAGCGAGGGACGTGAGGCTGATTATGGCACAGATACAGTTCCTGCAAAAGAATGTGGAGGAGGCGCTGAAGAGTTATCAACAGTTGTCAAAAGAGGATCCTAAAGATTTCAGGCCTTATTTTTGTAGAGGGATGATATATAGTTTACTTGATAGAAATGAGGAGGCAAAAGAGCAGTTTGCCAAGTATCGTGAGCTTTCGCCAAAGAAGTTTGAGGTGGAGGGGTATTTGAGGACCTCATTATCAAGGATGAAGCTTTTTGGGTCAAATGAGAAGAACTGA